TGCGCCCGAAGGGAGCAGCGGCCGAAGAGGGCGTAAATCGAGAAACTGCGGAGCGAGCGAAGTTAGCCCGATATCCCCGTGTGATCCTGCTGGCGCGCCGGCACGATCTTAGGATAGCGGCTTCTTAGGATGCGTGATCAGCGGGAGAACTTTGGCGCGCTCAGCGTTAAGCTGAATGTAATGCTTCCATTTTTCGGGCACGCGCTGGGCGGGAAAAATCGCCTTGGTCGGGCATTCCGGCACGCACGCTCCGCAATCGATGCACTCCACCGGATCAATCACGAGCATTTGCTCATCCTCGTGAAAGCAATTTACGGGGCACACCGTCACACAGACGGTGTTCTTGCAACCCACACAAGGCTCTGTCACAACATGCGGCATTGCGGTCAATCTACCCGCGTGGGGCGAAATCGTCATCCATGCGACAAACCAGGACTCGCCCTAAAATCCAGAAGAGATCGTGTAATCGATCCTACTTCAACCGCTGAGCTTCACTCGGTCTCCCGGACCGGCGCAGATCGGCGGGAAAGGTGAGAAGCCAAGCCTCCGAGGGGCAAGCTCTCGCCTATGGGGACGGGCCAGCGGTCGGTTCTCCGGTTTCAACCTTGATCGGCTCTCCCGAGGTGGCGTGTACGGGCGCCTTCCCGCTGGGTCGAATGTAAATCTCCGTTCGGCGGTTGCGCTGCATGTTTTCCTCGGTGTCGTTCGGGGCGATCGGCCGCGTGAAACCGTATCCGACGGCCGTCAGCCGCGAGCGGTCGATCCCGCCAACTGTCGCGATGTAGTCCAACACCGCGCGCGCGCGCCGTTCGGACAGCCGCATGTTGTACGAATGGACCGACTTCGGCCGGCGATCGGCGTGCCCCTCAATTCGAGCCGTGGCGCCCGGATCGCGCTGCAACACTTTGATGATCACGTCCAAATCCTTGTGGTATTGCGGTCGAAGGTTGGCCTTGTCGTAGTCGAACTCGATCTGCAGCGTGAACAACATCAAATCGTCCGCCTTGTTGAGGGGATCGGTGTTGTCTTCGATCACTTCATGGCCATCGGCTACGCCACCGGCATCCGTGTCGCGGTTGACCGGATTCGTTTTGTGGACAAGCACCTCGGCGCCATCGGTCAACCCGTCGTAATCGGTATCCGGATTTAGGGGATCTGTTTGATGGGTGCGAACTTCCTCAAAGTCGGACAATCCGTCGCTGTCCGTATCCGGATTGAACGGATCCGTTCCAAGGTTTGCTTCCTCGGAATCCAATAGGCCGTCTCCGTCGCTATCGATGTCCCCGCCAGTCACGGCATATACCGGCTTAACTGCGG
This genomic interval from Kiritimatiellia bacterium contains the following:
- a CDS encoding 4Fe-4S binding protein → MPHVVTEPCVGCKNTVCVTVCPVNCFHEDEQMLVIDPVECIDCGACVPECPTKAIFPAQRVPEKWKHYIQLNAERAKVLPLITHPKKPLS
- a CDS encoding OmpA family protein, which produces MKCFRSILLAAVVLLGCHIVRAQERDLFEEAPWYVGAGAGYMHYEGDEQLDYGTFLGLRLGYDFNKFVGAEVSVDYGPSLQDNTKLAPARDFLSEDIWGLRLGVDGLLHLRSTRNLRWDPYLSAGLGMMYYEKELPGGRPEFLVNLGGGLFYHFNDAWSVRLDYRSAVVGEDTEFNQYVFAGLNYRWGTAVKPVYAVTGGDIDSDGDGLLDSEEANLGTDPFNPDTDSDGLSDFEEVRTHQTDPLNPDTDYDGLTDGAEVLVHKTNPVNRDTDAGGVADGHEVIEDNTDPLNKADDLMLFTLQIEFDYDKANLRPQYHKDLDVIIKVLQRDPGATARIEGHADRRPKSVHSYNMRLSERRARAVLDYIATVGGIDRSRLTAVGYGFTRPIAPNDTEENMQRNRRTEIYIRPSGKAPVHATSGEPIKVETGEPTAGPSP